The Streptomyces kanamyceticus genome window below encodes:
- a CDS encoding ABC transporter permease — MADVQTQEPRGPFAVALKAFRRDRVGLASFGVVLLFAVLALAAPLIAGFYGKDPTEHYGQNEPGLLSAEGLPVLPNGGISGDFWFGIEPGLGRDVFTQLLYGVRTSLTVAVASIALIAVLGVVLGVTVGYLSGLADRVFTFVCNVLLAFPTLLLLLALSPVIQTRFVPPGENEPAWMQFTVLVLVFAAFGWVPLAMMLRTTVRSLREREFIDAARAVGASRRHVVLRELLPNVWAPVLVHITIALPGIVTAEAALSFLGVGISEPIPDWGRMIARGAEVFYDDPTYMFFPGVTILVFVVAFNLLGDSVRDALDPRTRR, encoded by the coding sequence ATGGCCGACGTACAGACGCAGGAGCCCCGAGGCCCGTTCGCCGTGGCCCTGAAGGCGTTCCGCAGGGACCGGGTCGGCCTCGCCTCGTTCGGCGTCGTGCTGCTCTTCGCGGTGCTCGCGCTCGCCGCGCCGCTCATCGCCGGGTTCTACGGCAAGGACCCGACCGAGCACTACGGCCAGAACGAGCCGGGGCTGCTCAGCGCCGAGGGACTGCCCGTACTGCCCAACGGCGGGATCTCCGGCGACTTCTGGTTCGGCATCGAACCCGGACTCGGCCGCGACGTGTTCACCCAGCTCCTCTATGGGGTGCGCACCTCGCTGACCGTGGCCGTTGCGTCCATCGCGCTGATCGCCGTCCTCGGCGTCGTGCTCGGCGTGACCGTGGGCTATCTCAGCGGGCTCGCCGACCGGGTCTTCACCTTCGTCTGCAACGTCCTGCTCGCCTTCCCGACGCTGCTGCTCCTCCTCGCGCTCAGCCCGGTCATCCAGACGCGCTTCGTCCCGCCCGGGGAGAACGAGCCCGCGTGGATGCAGTTCACCGTGCTCGTCCTGGTCTTCGCCGCCTTCGGCTGGGTGCCCCTCGCGATGATGCTGCGGACCACCGTGCGCTCCCTGCGGGAGCGGGAGTTCATCGACGCGGCCCGTGCCGTGGGCGCGTCCCGCCGCCACGTCGTGCTGCGGGAGCTGCTGCCGAACGTGTGGGCGCCGGTCCTGGTGCACATCACCATCGCCCTGCCCGGCATCGTCACCGCCGAGGCGGCGCTCTCCTTCCTCGGCGTCGGCATCAGCGAGCCGATCCCCGACTGGGGACGGATGATCGCCCGCGGCGCCGAGGTCTTCTACGACGACCCGACGTACATGTTCTTCCCCGGCGTGACGATCCTCGTCTTCGTCGTCGCCTTCAACCTCCTCGGCGACTCGGTGCGGGACGCGCTCGACCCCCGCACGCGCCGCTGA
- a CDS encoding dipeptide ABC transporter ATP-binding protein: MTPQQDTVLAVREQRDTVLAVRDLTVSFTGARGPVTAAEGISFDLARGEVLGLVGESGSGKSSVGLAAMGLHDPSRTTVSGTVEVGGTDVVGAAEAELKALRGARIAMVFQDALASLSPFHTVADQLGEAYRLHHKDASRAQVRARALEMLERVGIAGARARDYPHQFSGGMRQRVMIAMALINHPDVLIADEPTTALDARVQRQVLDLLAELQREFGTAVVLVTHDVDMVAAATDRMLVMREGRMVETGPTHQVLTAPNHPYTRALIGAAPSLTTVPGSRLPTVDAPEPEGRTATRVAPDAAGPPLVEVTDLRVEFGGGRTLLGRRREPTRAVRGISLCLAEGETLGLVGESGSGKSTTARVLAGLQRPSGGTVRFDGRDIARAADDTALRRELSREVQLVFQDPYASLNPRRTVEEIVTTPLRVHTNMSRRERRERAAELLAQVGLNANQLPRYPHEFSGGQRQRIGIARALAPRPRLIIADEPVSALDVSVQAQVLNLLMDLRDELGLSLLFVSHDLAVVRHLCDRVAVLHHGEIVETGTRDDVFERPQEAYTKELLAARL; the protein is encoded by the coding sequence ATGACACCGCAGCAGGACACTGTGCTCGCCGTGCGCGAGCAGCGGGACACCGTGCTCGCCGTGCGCGACCTGACCGTCTCCTTCACCGGGGCGCGGGGCCCCGTCACCGCCGCCGAAGGCATCTCCTTCGACCTGGCGCGGGGTGAAGTCCTCGGCCTGGTGGGGGAGTCGGGCTCCGGCAAGTCCTCCGTCGGGCTCGCCGCGATGGGACTGCACGATCCCTCGCGCACCACCGTCAGCGGCACCGTCGAGGTCGGCGGCACCGACGTCGTGGGCGCGGCCGAGGCCGAGCTGAAGGCGCTGCGCGGCGCGCGGATCGCGATGGTGTTCCAGGACGCCCTCGCCTCGCTCTCGCCCTTCCACACCGTGGCCGACCAGCTCGGCGAGGCCTACCGCCTGCACCACAAGGACGCGAGCAGGGCCCAAGTGCGGGCCAGGGCCCTGGAGATGCTGGAGCGCGTCGGCATCGCGGGGGCCCGCGCCCGCGACTATCCGCACCAGTTCTCCGGCGGCATGCGCCAGCGCGTGATGATCGCGATGGCGCTGATCAACCACCCCGACGTACTGATCGCCGACGAGCCGACCACGGCGCTCGACGCCCGCGTCCAGCGCCAAGTCCTCGATCTGCTCGCCGAGTTGCAGCGCGAGTTCGGCACCGCCGTGGTCCTGGTCACGCACGACGTGGACATGGTCGCCGCCGCCACCGACCGCATGCTGGTCATGCGCGAGGGGCGCATGGTGGAGACGGGCCCCACGCATCAGGTGCTCACCGCGCCGAACCACCCCTACACCCGGGCGCTCATCGGCGCGGCGCCCTCCCTGACGACGGTGCCGGGCAGCCGCCTGCCCACGGTCGACGCCCCGGAGCCCGAGGGCCGTACGGCCACCCGCGTCGCGCCGGACGCGGCCGGACCGCCGCTCGTCGAAGTCACCGATCTGCGCGTGGAGTTCGGCGGCGGGCGCACCCTGCTCGGCCGCCGCCGCGAGCCCACCCGCGCGGTGCGCGGCATCAGCCTGTGCCTGGCCGAGGGCGAGACCCTCGGCCTGGTCGGCGAGTCGGGCTCCGGCAAGTCCACCACGGCCCGGGTGCTCGCGGGACTCCAGCGGCCGAGCGGCGGCACCGTCCGCTTCGACGGCAGGGACATCGCGCGCGCCGCCGACGACACCGCGCTGCGCAGGGAGCTCAGCCGCGAGGTCCAGCTGGTCTTCCAGGACCCGTACGCCTCGCTCAATCCGCGCCGCACCGTCGAGGAGATCGTCACCACACCGTTGCGCGTTCACACGAACATGAGTCGACGTGAGCGCCGCGAACGGGCCGCCGAACTCCTCGCGCAGGTCGGCCTGAACGCGAACCAACTGCCGCGCTACCCACACGAGTTCTCCGGTGGCCAGCGTCAGCGCATCGGCATCGCCAGGGCCCTCGCGCCACGGCCGCGCCTGATCATCGCCGACGAACCGGTCTCCGCGCTCGACGTCTCCGTGCAGGCACAGGTCCTGAACCTCCTGATGGACCTGCGTGACGAACTCGGGCTCTCGCTCCTCTTCGTCTCGCACGACCTCGCCGTCGTACGCCACCTGTGCGACCGCGTCGCGGTGCTGCACCACGGCGAGATCGTCGAGACGGGCACCCGCGACGACGTCTTCGAGCGGCCCCAAGAGGCCTACACCAAGGAGCTGTTGGCGGCGCGTCTGTAA
- a CDS encoding ABC transporter permease, with product MLTYLIRRGLQAVVVLLAISATAFALFYAAPSDPATIACGPKCDATQIEAVRHSMGLDQPILTQYGDYLRGLVAGRTISDVDGSAIACAAPCLGYSYTLHEPVLSAITSRFPVTLALAGGALAVILVAGIGVGFVSALRRGSVGDRLLSGFTLIGASVQIYFLGYALQYLLVYSTGWLPLPGYTPPGEDPAAWAAGLLLPCLVLGFVNAAVFARLSRAQLLEVMHEGYVRTARGKGLGTLRTHLKYTARGAAGPVVQLLGLEVGALLGGAFITETVFGLSGVGKLAVDAVTQNDLPTVVGTVLIAAFFVVVFVAVADLVVAWLDPRVRLA from the coding sequence ATGCTCACCTACCTGATCAGACGAGGGCTCCAGGCGGTGGTGGTGCTGCTCGCCATCTCCGCCACCGCCTTCGCCCTCTTCTACGCCGCGCCCTCCGACCCGGCGACCATCGCCTGCGGCCCCAAGTGCGACGCCACCCAGATCGAGGCGGTCCGCCACAGCATGGGCCTGGACCAGCCGATCCTCACCCAGTACGGCGACTACCTGCGCGGCCTGGTCGCCGGGCGCACCATCAGCGACGTGGACGGCAGCGCCATCGCCTGCGCCGCGCCCTGCCTCGGCTACTCGTACACGCTCCACGAGCCGGTGCTCTCCGCGATCACCAGCCGCTTCCCCGTCACGCTGGCCCTGGCCGGTGGCGCGCTCGCCGTGATCCTCGTGGCGGGCATCGGGGTGGGCTTCGTCTCCGCGCTGCGCCGCGGCTCCGTGGGCGACCGGCTGCTCTCCGGCTTCACCCTGATCGGCGCGAGCGTGCAGATCTACTTCCTCGGCTACGCCCTCCAGTACCTGCTCGTGTATTCCACCGGCTGGCTGCCGCTCCCCGGCTACACCCCGCCGGGCGAGGACCCGGCGGCCTGGGCGGCCGGGCTGCTCCTGCCCTGCCTGGTGCTCGGCTTCGTCAACGCCGCCGTGTTCGCCAGGCTCTCCCGCGCCCAGCTCCTCGAAGTGATGCACGAGGGGTACGTCAGGACCGCGCGCGGCAAGGGTCTCGGCACCCTGCGCACCCACCTGAAGTACACCGCACGGGGTGCGGCGGGTCCTGTCGTACAGCTCCTCGGTCTGGAGGTGGGGGCGCTGCTCGGCGGCGCCTTCATCACCGAGACGGTCTTCGGGCTCAGCGGCGTCGGCAAGCTCGCCGTCGACGCCGTCACCCAGAACGACCTGCCGACCGTCGTCGGCACCGTCCTGATCGCCGCCTTCTTCGTGGTGGTCTTCGTGGCCGTCGCCGACCTGGTCGTGGCCTGGCTCGATCCGAGAGTGAGGCTCGCATGA
- a CDS encoding ABC transporter substrate-binding protein, with the protein MPRIRPRAAAVPALAAVSAMLVLCSCSSGAGAKGDDAPSVAEEANLTAGIGTAKDSAGPAPAVEGARRGGTVHVANLRDSSHLDPQKIYAGEAYNTSLLWGRQLTQYQVVDGKPKLVGDLATDTGKPSDGSRTWTYRLKDGIAWEDGKPITSKHVKYGIERTFAPGFELGPPYWPQWLTGKQDLAKAREVYGGPKKDGDFKGIETPDDKTIVFHFAQPQSDVPFMAAQSSSSPVRPDKDTGTKYDLKPFATGPYRIVEHRQNQSMTLERNPHWKAGTDPIRHQYADKFEFTFEKKELNTAQEILNGRGEGADTVTTKNELPPELYGEATRDPKKKRLVVDGRRGAFTYHLVARNDRVADPEVRKAIHYLFPRQQARQALGGPRVGDIATTYSSPAIVGYEKYDLYPVAPTGDIKKAKEHLAKAEKPVKSLSYAYESNAANDRMAQVLVEAFEKAGITLVTKPMPLPAFTNEVQRNADPKYDLWMSGSSVDWPTPATGVPYRFDSRRDSLDNDPRYKNPAVDKELDRIAKIGDAEKKAEALIALEKNKIMKDVPLVPFLHQRVQQARGANVGGAFIHPIYGTISLAWLYLKKS; encoded by the coding sequence ATGCCCAGAATCCGCCCGCGCGCCGCCGCGGTGCCCGCCCTCGCCGCCGTCTCCGCCATGCTCGTGCTCTGCTCGTGCTCGTCGGGGGCCGGGGCCAAGGGCGACGACGCGCCGTCGGTGGCCGAGGAGGCGAACCTCACCGCGGGCATCGGCACCGCCAAGGACAGCGCGGGCCCCGCGCCCGCCGTCGAGGGGGCCCGGCGCGGCGGCACCGTCCACGTCGCCAACCTCAGGGACTCCTCCCACCTCGACCCGCAGAAGATCTACGCGGGCGAGGCCTACAACACCTCGCTGCTGTGGGGCCGTCAGCTGACCCAGTACCAGGTCGTCGACGGCAAGCCGAAGTTGGTCGGCGACCTCGCCACCGACACCGGGAAGCCCTCCGACGGCAGCCGCACCTGGACGTACCGGCTCAAGGACGGCATCGCCTGGGAGGACGGCAAGCCGATCACGTCGAAGCACGTCAAGTACGGCATCGAGCGCACCTTCGCGCCCGGCTTCGAGCTCGGCCCGCCCTACTGGCCGCAGTGGCTCACCGGCAAGCAGGACCTCGCCAAGGCCCGCGAGGTCTACGGAGGACCGAAGAAGGACGGCGACTTCAAGGGCATCGAGACCCCGGACGACAAGACCATCGTCTTCCACTTCGCCCAGCCGCAGTCCGACGTGCCGTTCATGGCCGCGCAGTCCTCCTCCTCGCCCGTACGCCCGGACAAGGACACCGGCACCAAGTACGACCTCAAGCCCTTCGCGACCGGTCCTTACCGCATCGTCGAGCACCGGCAGAACCAGAGCATGACCCTGGAGCGCAACCCGCACTGGAAGGCCGGGACCGACCCGATCCGCCACCAGTACGCCGACAAGTTCGAGTTCACCTTCGAGAAGAAGGAGCTCAACACCGCCCAGGAGATCCTCAACGGACGAGGCGAAGGGGCGGACACCGTCACCACGAAGAACGAACTGCCGCCCGAGCTGTACGGCGAGGCCACCCGCGACCCGAAGAAGAAGCGGCTCGTCGTCGACGGGCGGCGCGGCGCCTTCACCTACCACCTGGTGGCCAGGAACGACCGGGTCGCCGACCCCGAGGTCCGCAAGGCCATCCACTACCTCTTCCCGCGACAGCAGGCGCGCCAGGCGCTCGGCGGCCCGCGCGTGGGCGACATCGCCACGACGTACTCCTCGCCCGCCATCGTCGGCTACGAGAAGTACGACCTCTACCCGGTGGCGCCGACCGGCGACATCAAGAAGGCCAAGGAACATCTCGCCAAGGCCGAGAAGCCGGTCAAGAGCCTGAGTTACGCCTACGAGTCGAACGCCGCGAACGACCGAATGGCGCAGGTCCTCGTCGAGGCCTTCGAGAAGGCGGGCATCACCCTGGTCACCAAGCCGATGCCGCTGCCCGCGTTCACCAACGAGGTGCAGCGCAACGCCGACCCCAAGTACGACCTGTGGATGTCCGGCAGCTCGGTCGACTGGCCGACCCCGGCCACCGGCGTGCCCTACCGCTTCGACAGCCGCCGCGACTCCCTCGACAACGACCCGCGCTACAAGAACCCGGCCGTCGACAAGGAACTCGACCGGATCGCGAAGATCGGCGACGCGGAGAAGAAGGCCGAGGCGCTGATCGCCCTGGAGAAGAACAAGATCATGAAGGACGTGCCGCTCGTGCCGTTCCTGCACCAGCGCGTCCAGCAGGCGCGCGGCGCGAACGTCGGCGGCGCCTTCATCCACCCCATCTACGGCACCATCAGCCTCGCCTGGCTGTACCTGAAGAAGTCCTGA
- a CDS encoding L,D-transpeptidase: MRWLISSIAALSLAVPSAHASAAPARADAACRGGPAPYQRELERELRLPVDGRQSTADCVAIRRLQQRLGIRPADGRATLRTYRLVVADRIKRDPAARRGCPVRSYRVTCVDLTRQILWVQTGRRLVFSPVPVRTGRDGLETRRGWQRIYWKNRDHFSTIYHVAMPYAQFFNGGQALHGTRADLFSAGSGGCVNMALADAKRLFDLLGKGDRLYIWGTKPGTGG, translated from the coding sequence ATGCGCTGGCTCATCTCCTCGATCGCCGCCCTGTCCCTGGCCGTTCCCTCGGCCCACGCGTCGGCGGCGCCCGCCCGGGCCGACGCGGCGTGCCGCGGGGGCCCGGCCCCCTACCAACGCGAGCTGGAGCGCGAGCTGAGGCTGCCCGTCGACGGCCGCCAGTCCACCGCGGACTGCGTGGCCATCAGACGGCTGCAGCAGCGGCTCGGCATCCGCCCCGCGGACGGCCGCGCGACCCTGCGGACGTACCGCCTCGTCGTCGCCGACCGCATCAAGCGGGATCCGGCGGCCAGGCGCGGCTGCCCCGTCAGGTCGTACCGGGTCACGTGTGTGGACCTGACCCGGCAGATCCTGTGGGTGCAGACGGGCCGGAGGCTGGTCTTCTCGCCGGTGCCGGTCCGTACGGGACGCGACGGCCTGGAGACCCGGCGCGGCTGGCAGCGGATCTACTGGAAGAACCGCGACCACTTCTCGACGATCTATCACGTGGCCATGCCGTACGCGCAGTTCTTCAACGGCGGGCAGGCCCTGCACGGCACCCGAGCGGATCTGTTCTCGGCAGGATCCGGCGGGTGCGTGAACATGGCGTTGGCGGACGCCAAGCGGCTGTTCGACCTGCTGGGCAAGGGCGACCGCCTCTACATCTGGGGAACGAAACCGGGCACGGGCGGCTGA
- a CDS encoding sigma-70 family RNA polymerase sigma factor translates to MDDITGLAARFEEHRPHLRSVAYRMLGSLGEADDALQETWLRLSRTDISDVENLGGWLTTVAGRICLNMLRSRAHRSEEPLEALAPDSAPVREEGGDPEQEALLADSVGQALLVVLDTLAPAERLAFVLHDTFAVPFDEIAPMIERTPAATRQLASRARRRVKGGSPLPGADLSRQRVVVEAFLAATRGGDFEALVTLLHPGVVLHADTSVIPTPEPVVVHGDVAVAKGAMAAVARAQHTGLALVDGTVGLVMAPRGRLRLVLRFTFDDRRIAGIDVVADRESLGRLELGVLDD, encoded by the coding sequence GTGGACGACATCACGGGGTTGGCGGCACGCTTCGAGGAGCACAGGCCTCATCTGCGGTCAGTGGCCTACCGCATGCTCGGCTCGCTCGGCGAGGCCGACGACGCGCTCCAGGAGACCTGGCTGCGGCTGAGCCGCACCGACATCAGCGACGTGGAGAACCTCGGCGGCTGGCTGACGACGGTCGCGGGCCGGATTTGCCTGAACATGCTGCGCTCGCGCGCCCACCGGAGCGAGGAGCCGCTCGAGGCCCTCGCCCCGGACTCCGCCCCGGTGCGCGAGGAGGGCGGTGACCCCGAGCAGGAGGCGCTGCTCGCCGACTCGGTCGGCCAGGCGCTCCTGGTCGTCCTCGACACCCTGGCGCCCGCCGAGCGGCTCGCCTTCGTCCTGCACGACACGTTCGCCGTGCCGTTCGACGAGATCGCCCCGATGATCGAGCGCACCCCCGCCGCGACCCGGCAGTTGGCCAGCCGCGCGCGCCGCCGGGTCAAGGGCGGCTCTCCGCTGCCCGGCGCCGACCTGTCCCGGCAGCGCGTGGTGGTCGAGGCGTTCCTCGCCGCCACCCGCGGCGGGGACTTCGAGGCGCTGGTGACGCTGCTGCACCCGGGTGTGGTGCTGCACGCCGACACGTCGGTCATCCCCACGCCCGAGCCCGTCGTGGTGCACGGCGACGTCGCCGTGGCGAAGGGCGCGATGGCGGCCGTGGCACGGGCCCAGCACACCGGGCTCGCGCTCGTCGACGGGACGGTCGGCCTGGTGATGGCCCCGCGCGGGCGGCTCCGTCTCGTCCTGCGCTTCACGTTCGACGACAGGCGGATCGCCGGGATCGACGTCGTCGCGGACCGCGAGAGCCTCGGCCGCCTCGAACTGGGCGTCCTGGACGACTGA
- a CDS encoding glycoside hydrolase family 16 protein encodes MGSHAAAKRRRPLVSGVLGVTLLGALLCVPSAGGAPVSADACRRGDTELPRGDCGPFWQVLAEDFNGDRVPLGAFSDCDHHADTSAAYCAGLTGTYRDNWWAYPTGWRDTANDRARDVVGVYHPEDTVSVGAAANGDGRMRVRMWRPADGGPVHAAALVPRAVMQMKYGKYSARIKVTEQAAGYKSAWLHYGGGCEMDHPEGEWTGSLSAFHHPCGGGEQGSFRGADDWTEWHTVSTEWTPGSVRFFVDGRETGHDTRGVPDEPLSWVLQNESALEGPGAAPGSSAQLEITWVAAYAYGWK; translated from the coding sequence ATGGGATCACACGCGGCGGCGAAGCGGCGCAGGCCGCTCGTGTCCGGAGTGCTCGGCGTGACACTGCTCGGGGCCCTCCTGTGCGTCCCGAGCGCCGGGGGAGCCCCGGTGTCGGCGGACGCCTGCCGCAGGGGAGACACCGAGCTGCCGCGCGGTGACTGCGGTCCCTTCTGGCAGGTCCTCGCCGAGGACTTCAACGGCGACCGGGTGCCGCTCGGCGCGTTCAGCGACTGCGATCACCACGCCGACACCTCCGCCGCCTACTGCGCGGGACTCACCGGCACCTACCGCGACAACTGGTGGGCGTACCCCACGGGTTGGCGCGACACGGCGAACGACCGCGCGCGCGACGTCGTCGGCGTCTACCACCCCGAGGACACCGTGAGCGTGGGCGCTGCGGCGAACGGCGACGGCCGCATGCGCGTCCGCATGTGGCGGCCCGCCGACGGAGGACCCGTGCACGCCGCCGCGCTGGTACCACGTGCCGTCATGCAGATGAAGTACGGCAAGTACAGCGCCCGCATCAAGGTGACCGAGCAGGCCGCCGGTTACAAGTCGGCGTGGCTGCATTACGGCGGTGGCTGCGAGATGGACCACCCCGAGGGCGAGTGGACCGGATCCCTGAGCGCCTTCCACCATCCCTGCGGCGGCGGCGAACAAGGCTCCTTCCGGGGCGCCGACGACTGGACCGAGTGGCACACCGTGTCGACCGAGTGGACGCCCGGCAGCGTGCGGTTCTTCGTCGACGGACGCGAGACCGGCCACGACACCCGGGGCGTGCCCGACGAGCCGCTGTCCTGGGTCCTGCAGAACGAGAGCGCCCTTGAGGGACCCGGCGCGGCGCCCGGCAGCAGCGCCCAGCTGGAGATCACCTGGGTCGCGGCGTACGCGTACGGCTGGAAGTGA
- a CDS encoding SpaA isopeptide-forming pilin-related protein, with translation MRYLCLLGIAAGTGLSTAPAVAHTAPAPGQVPAAVAAAKPLPGGLGPCVPGNCPSGPYPPINNGSIQYRDDAINVYVGQDFLVREKAAEAEGRVVVLGDFDQDKADGVSGIYNVGEAGVGSRVTPSEGSDWLTTGGDVKVASGERLLAEKGVVRHAGDATGTIVSTVTKDPDAAKPYIPLRDQLTASSQCYAHPTGGTSTRPPTGTATHAGGETLFRGDNTSKIQVFNVDFDLMGGSGGQEDIRFEGIPDDATVLVNILGTNRTINTYSGTIDDSSQLNKMRSRLLWNFPDATSVEIKGTGQFQGSVLIGDQGSMATVSVPGMNGRFFTTGSLTHTSGASGGGGQEFHNYPFEGDLPDCALAPTVGEVKVLKEDKASGDPLAGAEFELWQETNGVEGLQTGGAAPDTQVGGTCTTDAPGECVQTVPLGTYYWRETKAPNGYDLPDPAVFGPLELTAANADKGVTVTATNKKKPVVVKGDVTVLKKDESTGDALPGAEFQLWHETNGLDGLQQDGPDPDTKVGTPCTTSATGSCRRNVELGTYYWVETKAPNGYDLPDPAVFGPLELTAANADKGVTVTATNKKKPVVVKGDVTVVKKDKANGVLLPGAEFQLWHETNGLDGLQQDGPDPDTKVGAPCTTSAAGVCRRNVELGTYYWVETQAPPGYQLPRPAVFGPLVLTAANASKGVSVEARNSLQQHPGITGRIMVEKKDKKTGKPLPGAVFQLWWDTNGTPGLQTTGARRDTLVDSGCATDSRGHCDYRDLALGTYYLKETAVPDGYVLPKNTVSGPHKVTSGNAAKGVTVKLSNQRGGGKKGK, from the coding sequence TTGAGATACCTCTGTCTCCTCGGTATCGCCGCTGGAACAGGTCTGTCCACCGCGCCCGCCGTCGCGCACACCGCCCCGGCACCGGGCCAGGTGCCCGCCGCGGTCGCCGCCGCGAAGCCGCTGCCCGGCGGCCTCGGCCCGTGCGTCCCCGGCAACTGTCCGAGCGGCCCCTATCCGCCCATCAACAACGGGTCGATCCAGTACCGCGACGATGCCATCAACGTCTACGTGGGCCAGGACTTCCTCGTCCGTGAGAAGGCCGCGGAGGCCGAGGGACGCGTCGTGGTGCTCGGCGACTTCGACCAGGACAAGGCGGATGGGGTCAGCGGCATCTACAACGTCGGCGAGGCCGGCGTCGGCTCCCGGGTCACTCCCTCCGAGGGCTCCGACTGGCTCACCACCGGCGGCGACGTCAAGGTCGCCTCGGGTGAGCGGCTGCTCGCCGAGAAGGGGGTGGTACGGCACGCCGGGGATGCCACCGGCACGATCGTCAGCACCGTGACCAAGGACCCCGACGCCGCCAAGCCCTACATCCCGCTGCGGGACCAGCTCACCGCGTCCAGTCAGTGCTACGCCCACCCGACGGGCGGCACCAGCACCCGTCCGCCCACGGGTACGGCCACGCACGCGGGCGGCGAGACGCTGTTCCGAGGCGACAACACCTCCAAGATCCAGGTGTTCAACGTCGACTTCGACCTGATGGGCGGCAGTGGCGGCCAGGAGGACATCCGCTTCGAGGGGATCCCCGATGACGCCACGGTCCTCGTCAACATCCTCGGCACCAACCGCACCATCAACACCTACAGCGGCACCATCGACGACAGCAGCCAGCTCAACAAGATGCGCAGCCGTCTGCTGTGGAACTTCCCCGACGCCACGTCCGTCGAGATCAAGGGCACCGGGCAGTTCCAGGGCAGCGTCCTGATCGGCGATCAGGGCTCGATGGCCACGGTCAGCGTGCCGGGCATGAACGGCCGCTTCTTCACCACCGGTTCGCTCACCCACACCAGCGGGGCGTCGGGCGGCGGCGGCCAGGAGTTCCACAACTACCCCTTCGAGGGCGACCTGCCCGACTGCGCCCTCGCACCCACCGTGGGCGAGGTCAAGGTCCTCAAGGAGGACAAGGCCAGCGGGGACCCGCTGGCGGGCGCCGAGTTCGAGCTCTGGCAGGAGACCAACGGCGTCGAAGGACTGCAGACCGGCGGCGCCGCCCCGGACACGCAGGTCGGCGGCACCTGCACCACCGACGCTCCCGGCGAGTGCGTGCAGACCGTGCCGCTCGGCACGTACTACTGGCGCGAGACCAAGGCTCCGAACGGCTACGACCTTCCCGACCCCGCCGTCTTCGGCCCGCTGGAACTGACCGCGGCCAACGCCGACAAGGGCGTCACGGTCACCGCCACCAACAAGAAGAAGCCGGTGGTCGTCAAGGGCGACGTCACTGTCCTGAAGAAGGACGAGAGCACCGGGGACGCGCTGCCGGGCGCCGAGTTCCAGCTCTGGCACGAGACCAACGGCCTCGACGGGCTCCAGCAGGACGGCCCCGACCCCGACACCAAGGTCGGCACCCCCTGCACCACCAGCGCCACGGGCAGCTGCCGCAGGAACGTCGAACTCGGCACCTACTACTGGGTCGAGACCAAAGCCCCCAACGGCTACGACCTCCCCGACCCCGCCGTCTTCGGCCCCCTCGAACTGACCGCGGCCAACGCCGACAAGGGCGTCACGGTCACCGCCACCAACAAGAAGAAGCCGGTGGTCGTCAAGGGCGACGTCACGGTCGTCAAGAAGGACAAGGCCAACGGCGTCCTGCTGCCGGGCGCCGAGTTCCAGCTCTGGCACGAGACCAACGGCCTCGACGGGCTCCAGCAGGACGGCCCCGACCCCGACACCAAGGTCGGTGCCCCGTGCACGACCAGCGCCGCGGGCGTCTGCCGCAGGAACGTCGAACTCGGCACGTACTACTGGGTCGAGACGCAGGCTCCGCCGGGGTACCAGCTGCCCCGCCCCGCGGTCTTCGGCCCGCTCGTCCTGACCGCGGCCAACGCCTCCAAGGGTGTTTCCGTCGAGGCACGGAACTCCTTGCAGCAGCACCCGGGCATCACCGGCCGGATCATGGTCGAGAAGAAGGACAAGAAGACGGGCAAGCCGCTCCCTGGCGCCGTCTTCCAGCTGTGGTGGGACACCAACGGCACGCCGGGGCTCCAGACGACCGGTGCCCGCCGTGACACCCTCGTCGACAGCGGCTGCGCCACGGACAGCCGGGGCCACTGCGACTACCGCGACCTCGCACTCGGCACGTACTACCTCAAGGAGACCGCCGTCCCCGACGGCTACGTCCTGCCGAAGAACACGGTCAGCGGCCCGCACAAGGTCACCTCTGGCAACGCCGCCAAGGGCGTCACCGTGAAGCTCAGCAACCAGCGCGGTGGAGGCAAGAAGGGCAAGTGA